The following are encoded together in the Glycine max cultivar Williams 82 chromosome 8, Glycine_max_v4.0, whole genome shotgun sequence genome:
- the LOC100781796 gene encoding solute carrier family 25 member 44 isoform X2, which translates to MAQSFGQTEINWDKLDKTRFYVVGAGLFTGVSVALYPVSVVKTRLQVATKDAVERNVFSVAKGLLKTDGIPGLYRGFGTVITGAIPARIIFLSTLETTKVTAFRMLEPFRLSETSQAAIANGVAGMTSSLFAQSVFVPIDVVSQKLMVQGYSGHSQYSGGLDVVRKVLRTDGIRGLYRGFGLSVITYAPASAVWWASYGSSQRFIWRFLDHGAKYDEVAPSMQKIMLVQATGGIIAGATSSCITTPLDTIKTRLQVMGHENRSSIKQVAKDLINEDGWRGFYRGFGPRFFSMSAWGTSMILTYEYLR; encoded by the exons ATGGCCCAGTCCTTCGGTCAGACCGAGATCAACTGGGACAa GCTAGATAAAACTAGATTCTATGTCGTAGGAGCTGGACTCTTTACAGGTGTTTCGGTGGCACTTTATCCCGTTTCTGTTGTGAAAACTAGGCTGCAGGTTGCCACAAAGGATGCTGTAGAGAGAAATGTGTTTTCTGTTGCAAAAGGACTACTTAAAACAGACGGCATCCCTGGTTTGTATAGAGGGTTTGGCACAGTTATCACTGGTGCAATTCCTGCCAGAATCATATTCCTCTCCACTCTAGAGACCACAAAGGTGACTGCCTTCAGAATGCTTGAGCCATTTAGACTATCTGAAACTTCTCAGGCTGCCATTGCAAATGGAGTTGCAGGCATGACATCATCGCTTTTTGCTCAATCTGTGTTTGTACCAATTGATGTG GTCAGCCAAAAGTTGATGGTGCAAGGATACTCAGGCCATTCCCAATATAGTGGGGGTCTGGATGTTGTTCGCAAGGTTTTAAGGACTGACGGCATCCGGGGATTGTATCGAGGGTTTGGTCTGTCTGTTATTACTTATGCACCTGCCAGTGCAGTATGGTGGGCAAGTTATGGTTCAAGCCAACGCTTCATTTGGAG ATTCCTGGATCATGGTGCCAAATATGATGAAGTCGCACCTAGTATGCAGAAAATTATGTTAGTTCAGGCTACTGGAGGGATTATTGCTGGTGCAACTTCATCCTGCATTACAACCCCATTGGATACCATCAAGACACGATTACAG GTAATGGGACATGAAAATAGAAGTTCTATAAAACAAGTTGCCAAAGATTTAATCAATGAAGATGGTTGGAGAGGCTTTTATAGAGGGTTTGGTCCAAGATTTTTTAGCATGTCAGCATGGGGCACTTCAATGATATTGACTTATGAGTATCTGA
- the LOC100781796 gene encoding solute carrier family 25 member 44 isoform X1: MAQSFGQTEINWDKLDKTRFYVVGAGLFTGVSVALYPVSVVKTRLQVATKDAVERNVFSVAKGLLKTDGIPGLYRGFGTVITGAIPARIIFLSTLETTKVTAFRMLEPFRLSETSQAAIANGVAGMTSSLFAQSVFVPIDVVSQKLMVQGYSGHSQYSGGLDVVRKVLRTDGIRGLYRGFGLSVITYAPASAVWWASYGSSQRFIWRFLDHGAKYDEVAPSMQKIMLVQATGGIIAGATSSCITTPLDTIKTRLQVMGHENRSSIKQVAKDLINEDGWRGFYRGFGPRFFSMSAWGTSMILTYEYLKRVCSKDE, from the exons ATGGCCCAGTCCTTCGGTCAGACCGAGATCAACTGGGACAa GCTAGATAAAACTAGATTCTATGTCGTAGGAGCTGGACTCTTTACAGGTGTTTCGGTGGCACTTTATCCCGTTTCTGTTGTGAAAACTAGGCTGCAGGTTGCCACAAAGGATGCTGTAGAGAGAAATGTGTTTTCTGTTGCAAAAGGACTACTTAAAACAGACGGCATCCCTGGTTTGTATAGAGGGTTTGGCACAGTTATCACTGGTGCAATTCCTGCCAGAATCATATTCCTCTCCACTCTAGAGACCACAAAGGTGACTGCCTTCAGAATGCTTGAGCCATTTAGACTATCTGAAACTTCTCAGGCTGCCATTGCAAATGGAGTTGCAGGCATGACATCATCGCTTTTTGCTCAATCTGTGTTTGTACCAATTGATGTG GTCAGCCAAAAGTTGATGGTGCAAGGATACTCAGGCCATTCCCAATATAGTGGGGGTCTGGATGTTGTTCGCAAGGTTTTAAGGACTGACGGCATCCGGGGATTGTATCGAGGGTTTGGTCTGTCTGTTATTACTTATGCACCTGCCAGTGCAGTATGGTGGGCAAGTTATGGTTCAAGCCAACGCTTCATTTGGAG ATTCCTGGATCATGGTGCCAAATATGATGAAGTCGCACCTAGTATGCAGAAAATTATGTTAGTTCAGGCTACTGGAGGGATTATTGCTGGTGCAACTTCATCCTGCATTACAACCCCATTGGATACCATCAAGACACGATTACAG GTAATGGGACATGAAAATAGAAGTTCTATAAAACAAGTTGCCAAAGATTTAATCAATGAAGATGGTTGGAGAGGCTTTTATAGAGGGTTTGGTCCAAGATTTTTTAGCATGTCAGCATGGGGCACTTCAATGATATTGACTTATGAGTATCTGA